The following coding sequences are from one Rutidosis leptorrhynchoides isolate AG116_Rl617_1_P2 chromosome 11, CSIRO_AGI_Rlap_v1, whole genome shotgun sequence window:
- the LOC139875644 gene encoding putative disease resistance RPP13-like protein 1, translated as MGETIVSAAVNVLIKKLISGLLLNLAKHEGIESQLKKWKKDLCLIQDVLVDAGHKQITHNAVRTWLKELQELAYDMEGIVDDMAIEAMKRELNQKSDTSTSTSRKLIKSVRGVFTRCLREIQKIIRLFNRRLETSLVDVSKVLGREADKEALLEQLLGGEASTQNVSILPIVGMGGVGKTTLAKLVYNDKKVKDHFELRAWVCVSDEFDVLSISNTIYQAVTGEEDKTFTDLNLLHVALKKNCHKNGALDEHNFENLPSLVPYAQGIVEKCGGLPLALIALGRVLKNKVNDEDEWEKLLNSEIWSSDVGSDHILPALNLSYYDLPSQLKKLFAYCCLFPKDYVFDKKQLVLLWMAEGFLNPPKGNMSMEFLGHFFNIL; from the exons ATGGGTGAAACAATTGTTAGCGCAGCCGTGAATGTGCTGATCAAGAAGCTAATCTCTGGTCTGTTGTTGAATTTGGCTAAACATGAAGGAATCGAATCTCAGCTGAAGAAATGGAAGAAAGATTTGTGCCTAATCCAAGATGTGCTCGTTGATGCAGGTCACAAGCAAATAACTCATAATGCTGTTAGAACATGGCTAAAGGAGCTTCAGGAATTGGCTTATGACATGGAGGGTATAGTGGATGATATGGCCATTGAAGCTATGAAGCGCGAGCTGAATCAAAAATCTGATACCAGCACCAGTACTAGTCGTAAGTTAATTAAGAGTGTCCGTGGTGTTTTTACTCG ATGTTTACGGGAAATTCAAAAGATCATCAGATTATTCAACAGACGGTTGGAAACTTCACTTGTTGATGTGTCCAAAGTTTTGGGTCGGGAAGCGGATAAAGAGGCATTACTCGAGCAGCTATTGGGGGGTGAAGCAAGTACTCAAAACGTGAGCATCTTGCCCATAGTTGGTATGGGTGGCGTTGGCAAAACAACTCTAGCTAAACTAGTGTACAACGATAAGAAAGTTAAGGATCACTTTGAACTCAGGGCATGGGTTTGTGTTTCTGACGAGTTCGATGTATTGAGTATTAGTAACACCATTTATCAGGCTGTCACCGGGGAGGAGGATAAAACATTTACAGATCTAAATCTACTTCATGTGGCACTTAAAAAAAACTGTCACAAAAACG GCGCGCTAGATGAACATAACTTTGAGAATCTTCCCTCACTTGTACCATATGCTCAAGGTATCGTTGAGAAATGTGGTGGTTTGCCTTTGGCTTTGATAGCACTTGGGAGGGTCTTGAAGAATAAAGTAAACGATGAAGATGAATGGGAAAAGTTGTTGAACAGTGAGATATGGAGTTCAGATGTTGGAAGTGATCATATTCTACCGGCTCTTAATCTAAGCTATTATGATCTCCCATCTCAACTTAAGAAACTTTTTGCATATTGCTGCTTATTCCCAAAAGACTACGTGTTCGATAAGAAACAACTGGTGTTACTTTGGATGGCAGAGGGGTTTCTAAACCCACCAAAAGGCAACATGTCAATGGAGTTTTTGGGTCATTTTTTCAACATTCTGTAG